From Zerene cesonia ecotype Mississippi chromosome 16, Zerene_cesonia_1.1, whole genome shotgun sequence, one genomic window encodes:
- the LOC119833099 gene encoding probable 39S ribosomal protein L49, mitochondrial, whose translation MSAGVRHNVSFETNNIVLIALVASNRSALYSLFKMATVWRSQCAFARFFVGKTGLILNNTADLGTKVAPKFISVLSSRRDYSNYAHSPFVEKVKEQYDYEIVKNPPEWKYVERLMPFESIPKVTPKESYPSGWIPPKEEANNLPFFIQRTKKHDVPIYLDITYRGMRKISKIKKIEGDIWLMNDEIKDYLKKRYNRYVETRVHELGKFIEVKGDFVNALTEWAYSKGF comes from the exons ATGTCTGCAGGCGTCCGCCATAATGTTTCCTTCGAAACGAATAATATAGTTCTTATTGCTCTTGTAGCAAGCAATCGCTCAGCGCTCTATTCGCTATTCAAAATGGCGACCGTGTGGCGTTCACAGTGCGCGTTTGCACGATTTTTTGTTGGAAAAACCGGGTTGATCCTGAACAACACTGCTGATTTGGGTACAAAAGTCGCCCCGAAGTTTATAtcg GTACTATCATCAAGAAGagattattcaaattatgcGCATTCTCCATTTGTAGAGAAAGTTAAAGAACAATATGATTACGAGATAGTAAAAAATCCACCAGAATGGAAATACGTAGAAAGGCTTATGCCTTTTGAAAGCATTCCTAAAGTGACGCCAAAGGAATCGTATCCGTCGGGATGGATCCCACCAAAAGAAGAAGCTAACAATTTACcatttttcattcaaagaACGAAAAAGCATGACGTGCCTATTTACTTAGATATAACTTACAGGGGGATGCGAAAAAtatcgaaaattaaaaaaattgagggTGATATTTGGTTAATGAACGATGAAATTAAAGATTACCTCAAGAAGAGATATAATAGATATGTTGAAACAAGAGTTCACGAACTAGGCAAATTTATCGAAGTTAAGGGTGACTTTGTCAATGCTTTAACAGAATGGGCGTATTCGAAAGGATTTTAA
- the LOC119833028 gene encoding uncharacterized protein LOC119833028, with the protein HSNMKTKQPKEESDKSIDEETVVEPKTRARKKASDLEEEKSKTSQDEPKAPQEIKKPAAKPKAVVKKRPLGIRKTKNLRGKKVALAKKNVIKQATARGRKPAVKKPDNSQDKEAVPLIPASEIKKEPVDETTPNSRSSSPKTTGRRSRLSSDMVMMKSVLGDSPSSLILGPRTSPYSMRSERSNSPSLFEGKNLRSGKPRKVKNNLLNEVVIKEQKKRRRLLSDSKPETAETSEECKKLKRGRSCSRDGSEISKCSDITESDVSLNETLNETENKELNKQIDKPKTELDVDIDTNVQISTIGKVPSLNVDSKTEIKPDSEPSSLTKDKRRLSLKRSTSLDSDNNNSNRIKINNLNSSDIELKLFETENDTLLEDRSSILNCMSKTFNSKEVSKNIRKARRGKKAAATPRSTAGQNAKNGTLANDLADDKPDTVDSLTKEINDLINNLDQNIDCDQDQPSEASTTVVDQMQSKPVRQFYGLSKPLGDNNSIVAPDTPVKDKDGNLAIANECTPSKNDDSENIRLHYEEDSAEKSTDNRQEITYKRTTVASIDKLMDRLKEFEEFDKRRQRQESESKSTDSKSVMVTNDVVLIPKSGADIKPLKDMQPAKSPEKVIEKENVLSCFENNSAISIVKRDQVRRSIDVELPNSVTLIKRNSVSARKESTSSNHSRESDAISIFEKSLGKDVTLTEIRKSVDKPVVTTSQIDLHQFATLQPNNLTQTIGGVTLDSSQISITPRSVEAKLNSNDVQITKRSSRDSLSRKSSGSELDEKMATIEKIKSPQHQIKSPEVSITPTPVAVKSPESTQPVETEALAPPLEDVKTVPEELDKASQSVTKLESADKKEVSIPAPEPVKQDSEEDNKPKTAVVEPEIKQDTSAPKEVESDTKPDVTPEVKQDEIKKVEEVKPKTPKIKSARNSTEMQAGPSNMLHETPESQKRKENVLRTLGLLTHKAANEAKIKKLREKEFIYGANYTMMGKGKASKSDYTGTLKTVIKLNRGNGDKKKHRSSLKMTFQKSKNRGKPPMEIGEAGSEDDAYYTIERREGVAGATSDDGEAVPEPEPKETLNLVIPEKASSFSIHPGRLCMDQCFYCGGKFGLFDTPCHIAQMKSSERQKKVLDNEEKLTIDSCLCDACYRHVDRRANCPSYRKRPIGKPLDLPQPTSPPNTAGPEKPASPPLEEESEEEPPEAPGRLAACHTSGCGAPADHTIRRKWLIKMRSSVNKLLKLEGDYPGLHTIPLCGEHYRALAPLMACVLCRRRLTKHHNLHFIHHGYTDLNPLLKEAGVPVQFTERPVLCKVCRYYCTLLQRPGHNDNHARAYRRKLLQIYNVEIPPELEQETEDNAALEDCNNSANKQKKKTKIKTKQRKSTEPEKDSESSERTTESSPEKEKLKEELVEPAQNTQPLEEDIESLISSNKIPVPGAKPPEMVQSDCSESDMATDETPLIPIDKQTELRYLLQKQNNPAQFQHKPNLTQKNRNILKVQNVGIQKIGQQNRIHEKNSKRIQKLGQIVVHKEKTAKKEGELEIFDPDKAKEAPIIKNISLNDECTIETIPNKKPADINTLKNKWQLSESFSQVKKNLSELSKKLVDKEPKKSSDSKYSNPVKRLETNPSISVRELFPGEEEMNLQCNIEFNNVKGVTPEGWEKCNTVIQYDVETKKLWNELQRPYGNQSSFLRHLILLEKYFRSGDLVLSHNASPHAANYSTSVQSRLRAYDNVTVEPSKPTSLIEFRKKPSMNGKSLLKSSQNSETKKFMPPPEFAKPKPKEKKTKQLPPELIAINTPNAQGRKAIQNVLHNIQQLVKGVSASDPTEVAAAPLPTPKVDKEKKESKADKEKKESPAPKEKDKKEGKKDTPKKQKGGWRPTLMPITPENLAKIAREPLKTAVDGHNLPSLVQVLSAGNRYHITFEDYNKMCLIRRERQQRLQEKEAKTKRPSTEETTVVTEIQTSAMLGNGGTVVQNITTDKELDKKEELQLQIGTNAATILKNLLTAVSITSETIQSSPIITTSPVVLPKIPKSLTVIPQTVVGNQVVPVVTTAPSQIEPRP; encoded by the exons cattCCAACATGAAAACCAAACAGCCCAAGGAAGAGTCAGACAAGAGTATAGATGAGGAAACAGTAGTGGAACCAAAGACCCGAGCCAGGAAAAAGGCCTCCGACTTGGAAGAGGAGAAATCAAAGACCAGCCAAGATGAACCAAAGGCTCCACAGGAAATTAAGAAGCCAGCAGCCAAACCAAAGGCGGTAGTGAAGAAACGGCCACTTGGTATACGTAAAACGAAAAATTTGAGAGGCAAAAAAGTGGCATTAgcaaagaaaaatgtaatcaaaCAAGCAACAGCACGGGGAAGAAAACCAGCTGTAAAGAAACCAGATAACTCTCAAGATAAGGAAGCCGTCCCATTGATACCTGCAtctgaaattaaaaaggaGCCTGTTGACGAAACTACACCTAATTCCAGATCCTCTAGCCCAAAAACAACTGGTCGCAGATCTAGATTAAGTTCTGATATGGTCATGATGAAGTCTGTCTTAGGTGACTCTCCAAGCAGCCTCATTCTGGGTCCTCGGACAAGCCCTTATTCAATGCGTTCTGAAAGAAGTAATAGCCCTTCCTTGTTTGAAGGCAAAAACTTAAGGAGCGGCAAACCAAGaaaagttaaaaacaatttactaaATGAAGTTGTTATCAAAGAACAGAAGAAAAGGAGAAGACTGTTATCAGATTCTAAACCTGAGACGGCAGAGACTTCTGAAGAATGTAAAAAGTTGAAGCGAGGCCGCTCCTGCTCAAGAGATGGCAGTGAGATATCCAAATGCTCAGACATCACAGAGTCAGATGTTAGTCTCAATGAAACGCTTAATGAAACTGAAAATAAGGAGCTCAACAAACAAATAGACAAACCTAAGACTGAACTAGATGTAGATATTGATACTAATGTACAGATCTCGACTATTGGAAAAGTGCCTTCCCTTAATGTTGACTCCAAAACAGAAATCAAACCCGACTCTGAGCCTAGTTCTTTGACGAAGGATAAGAGAAGATTGAGCTTAAAAAGAAGTACTTCATTAGATTCCGACAACAATAATAGTAATAGGATTaagataaacaatttaaattcatcagACATTGAACTCAAATTGTTTGAGACTGAAAATGATACGCTTTTAGAGGATCGTAgtagtatattaaattgtatgtcaAAGACATTTAATTCAAAGGAAGTTTCGAAGAATATAAGGAAGGCAAGACGAGGTAAGAAGGCTGCAGCAACCCCAAGGTCTACCGCAGGCCAAAATGCCAAAAATGGTACTCTTGCAAATGACTTAGCTGATGACAAACCTGATACTGTCGATAGTCTTACTAAGGAAATTAATGATCTCATTAATAACTTGGATCAGAATATAGACTGCGATCAAGATCAACCAAGTGAAGCTAGCACAACAGTTGTGGACCAGATGCAATCTAAACCCGTCAGACAGTTCTATGGATTATCAAAACCCCTTGGAGATAATAACAGTATTGTAGCTCCGGACACTCCAGTCAAAGATAAAGATGGTAACCTGGCAATAGCAAACGAATGCACACCATCTAAGAATGATGATAGTGAAAATATAAGACTACATTACGAAGAAGATTCTGCTGAAAAATCCACAGATAATAGGCAAGAGATTACTTACAAACGCACCACCGTAGCTAGTATAGACAAACTAATGGACAGGCTCAAGGAATTTGAAGAGTTTGATAAGAGAAGACAACGCCAAGAGTCCGAATCTAAATCCACAGACAGCAAAAGTGTTATGGTCACAAATGATGTGGTCTTAATACCCAAATCTGGAGCTGATATCAAACCATTAAAAGATATGCAACCTGCAAAATCTCCAGAGAAGGTGATAGAAAAGGAAAATGTGTTGAGTTGTTTCGAAAACAATTCTGCTATTTCTATAGTGAAAAGGGATCAAGTACGTCGATCCATTGATGTGGAACTTCCCAATTCGGTGACGCTGATTAAAAGAAACAGCGTAAGCGCGCGAAAAGAATCCACAAGCTCAAATCACTCCAGAGAGTCTGATGCTATAAGTATTTTCGAGAAGTCATTAGGTAAAGATGTGACATTGACAGAAATAAGGAAATCTGTTGACAAACCAGTTGTGACCACATCACAGATTGATTTACATCAATTTGCAACCCTACAGCCTAATAACTTGACACAAACTATAGGAGGTGTGACGTTAGATTCCAGCCAGATATCTATTACACCGCGAAGTGTAGAGGCCAAATTAAACAGTAATGATGTGCAAATAACTAAAAGGAGCTCAAGGGATTCTTTATCCAGAAAGTCGTCTGGTTCAGAATTAGACGAGAAGATGGCAACCATAGAAAAAATCAAGTCACCACAACATCAAATTAAATCGCCTGAAGTATCTATTACGCCAACACCAGTAGCAGTTAAATCGCCGGAGTCAACACAACCAGTGGAAACAGAGGCACTAGCACCTCCATTAGAGGATGTTAAGACTGTTCCTGAGGAACTAGATAAAGCATCGCAGAGCGTAACGAAACTCGAATCAGCTGATAAAAAGGAAGTCAGTATTCCTGCACCCGAACCGGTAAAACAAGATTCTGAAGAAGATAATAAACCAAAAACAGCTGTAGTCGAAcctgaaataaaacaagacaCAAGCGCTCCAAAGGAAGTAGAAAGTGACACAAAACCTGACGTCACTCCTGAAGTAAAACAAGACGAAATAAAGAAAGTAGAGGAGGTAAAGCCAAAAACGCCCAAGATAAAATCGGCGCGTAATTCGACGGAAATGCAAGCGGGGCCGAGTAACATGCTTCACGAGACGCCAGAGAGCCAGAAACGCAAAGAAAATGTTCTACGAACGTTGGGTCTGCTGACGCACAAGGCGGCGAATGAGGCTAAGATAAAGAAACTTCGAGAGAAGGAGTTTATATATGGGGCGAATTATACTATGATGGGGAAGGGGAAAGCGTCGAAGTCTGATTACACGGGCACGCTGAAGACTGTGATAAAGTTGAACAGGGGGAATGGTGATAAGAAGAAGCATAGGAGTTCCTTGAAAATGACCTTCCAAAAGAGCAAGAATCGAGGCAAGCCGCCCATGGAGATCGGCGAGGCGGGCAGCGAGGATGACGCCTACTACACCATAGAACGAAGAGAG GGCGTCGCCGGCGCAACATCGGACG ATGGGGAAGCAGTCCCAGAGCCGGAACCGAAAGAGACCCTGAACCTGGTGATACCTGAGAAGGCGTCATCGTTCAGTATCCACCCGGGGAGGCTGTGCATGGACCAGTGTTTCTACTGCGGCGGCAAGTTTGGCCTGTTCGATACGCCATGCCACATTGCGCAGATGAAGAGCAGCGAGAGGCAGAAGAAAGTTTTGGACA ACGAGGAGAAACTGACGATAGACAGTTGCCTCTGCGACGCGTGCTACCGCCACGTGGACCGGCGCGCGAACTGCCCCTCGTACAGGAAGCGGCCCATCGGCAAGCCGCTGGATCTGCCCCAACCGACCTCGCCGCCTAACACCGC CGGTCCCGAGAAGCCGGCGAGCCCGCCGCTAGAGGAGGAGAGCGAGGAGGAGCCGCCGGAGGCGCCCGGGCGCCTGGCCGCGTGCCACACGAGCGGCTGCGGCGCGCCGGCCGACCACACCATACGCAGGAAGTGGCTCATCAAGATGCGCTCCAGCGTCAACAAGCTG CTAAAACTAGAAGGCGACTACCCGGGCCTGCACACGATCCCCCTCTGCGGGGAGCACTACCGCGCGCTCGCGCCGCTCATGGCGTGCGTGCTGTGCCGGCGCAGGCTCACCAAACACCACAATCTGCACTTTATACACCAT GGCTACACGGACCTCAACCCGCTGTTAAAAGAGGCCGGCGTGCCCGTGCAGTTCACGGAGCGGCCGGTGCTGTGCAAGGTGTGCCGGTACTACTGCACCTTGCTGCAACGCCCGGGCCATAATGATAACCACGCTAGGGCTTATCGGCGCAA ATTACTTCAGATATACAATGTAGAAATACCGCCTGAGTTAGAACAAGAAACGGAAGACAACGCCGCACTAGAAGACTGTAACAACAGCGCAAACAAACAGAAGAAGAAAACAAAGATCAAAACCAAACAAAGGAAATCCACCGAACCAGAAAAGGACAGCGAATCTTCCGAACGGACTACGGAAAGCTCACCAGAGAAAGAGAAATTAAAGGAGGAGTTAGTTGAACCCGCTCAGAATACTCAACCGCTAGAAGAAGATATCGAGAGTCTCATTTCGTCCAATAAAATACCAGTACCAGGAGCTAAACCACCAGAAATGGTGCAAAGTGACTGTTCAGAATCTGACATGGCAACTGACGAAACACCCCTCATACCaatagacaaacagacagaatTACGATATTTACTCCAGAAACAAAACAACCCAGCACAGTTCCAACACAAACCAAACTTGACACAGAAAAACAGAAACATCCTGAAAGTCCAGAATGTTGGTATACAGAAGATCGGACAGCAAAACAGAATCCACGAAAAGAACAGCAAGAGAATACAGAAGTTAGGTCAAATTGTagtacataaagaaaaaacggCCAAAAAGGAGGGAGAACTGGAAATATTCGATCCAGACAAAGCAAAGGAAGCTcctattatcaaaaatatctcACTCAATGATGAATGCACAATTGAAACAATACCAAACAAGAAACCAGCTGATATAAACAcacttaaaaacaaatggCAGTTGTCGGAAAGTTTCAGTCAAGTGAAGAAAAATTTGAGTGAGCTATCAAAGAAGTTAGTTGATAAGGAACCAAAGAAATCTTCAGATTCGAAATACTCGAATCCGGTCAAGCGGTTGGAGACGAATCCATCGATTTCGGTGCGGGAATTATTCCCCGGTGAGGAAGAAATGAACTTGCAGTGTAATATAGAATTCAATAACGTAAAAGGCGTCACGCCTGAAGGTTGGGAGAAGTGCAACACTGTGATCCAATATGATGTGGAGACTAAAAAGCTCTGGAACGAGTTGCAGCGGCCATACGGAAACCAATCGAGTTTCCTGCGCCATTTGATCCTTCTAGAAAAGTATTTCAGGAGTGGCGATTTGGTCCTATCTCACAATGCGTCTCCCCACGCCGCTAATTATAGCACTTCGGTACAGAGTAGGTTGCGAGCCTACGACAACGTGACCGTTGAACCGTCCAAACCAACGAGCCTGATCGAGTTCCGAAAGAAACCGTCAATGAACGGCAAAAGCTTGTTGAAATCGAGTCAGAACTCGGAGACGAAAAAGTTCATGCCCCCACCAGAGTTTGCTAAACCTAAGCCCAAAGAAAAGAAGACTAAGCAATTGCCTCCGGaattaattgctataaatacTCCTAATGCTCAAGGGAGGAAGGCAATACAGAATGTATTGCATAATATTCAACAGTTGGTTAAGGGTGTGTCGGCTTCGGATCCTACGGAAGTAGCGGCCGCGCCTCTACCGACGCCTAAGGTAGATAAGGAAAAGAAAGAATCAAAGGCAGACAAAGAGAAAAAAGAATCGCCTGCGCCAAAAGAGAAAGATAAGAAAGAAGGGAAAAAAGACACACCTAAAAAGCAGAAGGGGGGTTGGAGGCCTACCCTAATGCCAATTACTCCG gAGAACCTCGCGAAGATAGCTCGTGAGCCACTCAAAACAGCGGTCGACGGCCACAACTTGCCCAGCCTCGTGCAAGTTTTATCGGCCGGCAATCGCTACCACATCACCTTCGAAGACTACAACAAAATGTGTCTCATCCGCCGCGAGCGGCAGCAGCGGCTGCAAGAGAAAGAAGCCAAGACCAAGCGACCCTCCACCGAAGAGACCACCGTCGTGACGGAGATACAAACCTCAGCCATGCTGGGCAACGGAGGCACGGTCGTGCAAAACATCACCACAGACAAAGAGCTGGACAAGAAGGAAGAGCTACAGCTACAGATCGGAACAAACGCAGCGACGATACTGAAGAAC CTCCTAACGGCCGTATCCATCACCAGTGAAACGATACAGAGCAGCCCCATTATCACAACGAGTCCAGTTGTGCTACCGAAGATTCCTAAATCGTTAACAGTCATACCACAGACGGTGGTGGGCAACCAAGTGGTTCCCGTAGTGACCACCGCCCCGTCTCAAATTGAGCCGAGACCATAA
- the LOC119832861 gene encoding uncharacterized protein LOC119832861 isoform X1, which translates to MPMSAAERQRKRREKLRSQEPDKYEEIKKKHAEYMKNKRTLIGQLSSTEQSKKRKQWREANERRKNKTEGTVRNEEDQVPPNAGFERRYRAALKKIALMRESIGKLKRENNTLKKRVYRQQKQIDADEEIKKELEPIEELTIEEHFTTPSGSIDMDSCLKNIEDETIITIDGTKRDSVNTKGSNSDSDENNQQIKVEPSHCNTNENHLIGDIVSEINRNVLNILQVVNKEADEFETFGKYVAIVLRNLPPDVAATAKRELLATLANIQKKIYT; encoded by the exons atgCCGATGAGCGCAGCCGAACGTCAACGTAAGCGCAGAGAAAAACTCAGAAGTCAAGAACCTGATAAATacgaagaaattaaaaagaaacatgctgaatatatgaaaaataaaagaacgCTTATTGGCCAGCTATCGTCAACAGAACAAAGTAAAAAGAGAAAGCAATGGCGAGAGGCAaatgaaagaagaaaaaataaaacagaaggAACGGTAAGAAATGAAGAAGATCAAGTGCCGCCGAACGCTGGCTTCGAAAGGAGATATAGGGCAGCATTGAAGAAAATAGCACTGATGAGAGAATCTATTGGAAAATTGAAGCGGGAAAATAACACATTGAAAAAAAGAGTATATCGACAACAGAAACAGATA gaTGCTGATGAAGAGATCAAAAAAGAGTTAGAACCTATCGAAGAATTAACCATCGAAGAACATTTTACTACACCAAGTGGTTCAATAGATATGGatagttgtttaaaaaatatagaagatGAAACAATTATTACTATAGACGGTACGAAACGCGATAGTGTAAATACCAAAGGGTCAAATAGTGATTCTGATGAAAATAATCAGCAAATTAAAGTTGAACCTTCACATTGTAATACAAACGAAAATCACTTAATAGGCGATATTGTCAGTGAAATTAATAGaaacgtattaaatatattgcaagTGGTGAATAAAGAGGCAGATGAGTTTGAAACATTTGGGAAGTACGTAGCAATTGTGTTACGTAATCTACCGCCAGATGTAGCTGCTACGGCTAAAAGAGAATTGCTGGCAACATTAGCgaatatacaaaagaaaatatatacatag